One window of the Cryptomeria japonica chromosome 7, Sugi_1.0, whole genome shotgun sequence genome contains the following:
- the LOC131045042 gene encoding protein NODULATION SIGNALING PATHWAY 2-like, with amino-acid sequence MALEAYSSWNFNEVDNIFSAAYPMDTCWEPWSNCAFKEINPLGMFNSYTFPFPECPSSVGIDLEKCSEMLISKPEAIIAPFNETIYAENTLFCPNESDILSSITESNFQLDECLVNPLSPIFMSIKEAPVQCEASETQIVLPCHVRDEGEKTRIIMQNLLKAWAEALEREAWDLAKVVENRLRRRMSLTGSHEERMAYYCLDNFRDPDASESASTRLLKELCTQTSMTAFQALCQLYPYARFAHFTANQGILERFASNNAKRMHIVDFDVAEGLQWPPLMEALAAESPKTLELLRITAVLWDDDVASGSKTGSKLAGYAASVGIPLYYEEIKLENLRNHMLSAAEHEEQSNISMVFNLMLNLPHLRCQRSKAQIVKFLSVARGMPEAFVTWACAGMASEWRDYSGHLSDTMEYFCAMLESLEAGLPDEGLARTVMENTFLAPKISRAFSCGGAEMEEKELMDGRLCELPRRCGFSGQGAEISEESMAQARDILSFQAGWHYKLQNSGNQIILKWRDTPLVWASTWR; translated from the coding sequence ATGGCATTAGAAGCCTATTCCTCCTGGAATTTCAATGAAGTAGACAATATCTTCTCTGCTGCATATCCAATGGATACCTGTTGGGAGCCCTGGTCCAATTGCGCTTTTAAAGAAATAAATCCGCTCGGAATGTTCAATTCATATACATTCCCGTTCCCTGAATGCCCTTCCTCAGTCGGAATCGATCTTGAGAAGTGCAGTGAAATGCTCATTTCTAAGCCGGAAGCAATTATAGCTCCATTCAATGAAACTATATATGCAGAAAATACTCTGTTTTGCCCCAATGAGAGCGATATTCTTTCATCTATTACAGAGTCTAATTTTCAGCTTGACGAGTGCTTAGTAAATCCGTTGAGTCCTATATTTATGAGTATTAAAGAAGCTCCTGTTCAATGTGAAGCTTCCGAGACTCAGATTGTTCTTCCTTGTCATGTCAGAGACGAAGGGGAGAAGACGAGAATTATAATGCAAAATTTGCTGAAAGCTTGGGCCGAAGCACTGGAGAGAGAAGCTTGGGATTTAGCAAAAGTTGTTGAGAATCGGCTGCGACGGAGGATGTCTCTGACAGGAAGCCATGAGGAAAGAATGGCGTACTATTGTCTTGACAATTTCAGAGATCCAGACGCGTCTGAAAGCGCAAGCACCAGATTATTGAAGGAGCTTTGTACACAGACCAGTATGACCGCCTTTCAGGCACTCTGTCAGCTCTATCCTTACGCAAGATTTGCCCATTTCACGGCAAACCAGGGCATTCTGGAGCGTTTCGCCTCAAATAATGCAAAGCGAATGCACATTGTTGACTTTGATGTAGCAGAGGGCCTGCAATGGCCGCCATTAATGGAAGCCCTGGCCGCGGAAAGCCCTAAAACTCTGGAGCTGCTTCGCATTACTGCTGTTCTCTGGGATGATGACGTGGCGTCCGGCTCGAAGACGGGTTCGAAACTCGCCGGCTACGCAGCTTCTGTGGGAATTCCCTTGTATTATGAAGAAATCAAATTGGAAAACCTCAGAAACCACATGTTATCCGCCGCAGAACATGAGGAACAGAGTAATATTTCCATGGTTTTCAACCTGATGCTGAACTTGCCACATTTGCGGTGCCAGCGAAGCAAAGCGCAGATTGTAAAGTTCCTGTCGGTTGCACGTGGCATGCCAGAGGCCTTCGTGACGTGGGCTTGTGCTGGCATGGCAAGCGAATGGAGGGACTACAGCGGCCACCTCAGCGACACGATGGAGTACTTCTGTGCCATGCTGGAGTCCCTGGAGGCCGGGCTGCCCGACGAGGGTTTGGCGAGGACTGTGATGGAAAACACTTTCTTGGCGCCCAAGATTTCCAGAGCGTTTTCGTGTGGTGGAGCAGAAATGGAGGAGAAAGAATTAATGGATGGCAGGCTCTGTGAGCTGCCCAGAAGATGTGGATTTAGTGGGCAGGGGGCTGAGATTAGCGAAGAAAGCATGGCGCAGGCGAGGGATATTTTGTCGTTCCAGGCAGGATGGCATTACAAGCTCCAAAATTCAGGCAACCAAATAATTCTGAAATGGCGGGATACACCACTGGTGTGGGCTTCCACTTGGAGATGA
- the LOC131045043 gene encoding protein NODULATION SIGNALING PATHWAY 2-like codes for MALETYSSWNFNEVDNFFSAANPMDTCLEPWSNCAFKEINPLGMFNSFTFPFPECPSSVGIDLEKVTEMLISQPEATITPFNESIYVENTLFCSSESDILSSITESDFQHDEFLVNPLSPNFMSIEEVPVQCEASEPQIVLPCHVGDEAEKTRIIVQNLLKAWAEAVERQAWDLAKVVENRLRRRMSLTGSHEERMAYYCLHNFRDPDSSESANTRSLKELCTHTSMTAFQALCQLYPYARFAHFTANQGILERFASNNAKRMHIIDFDVAEGMQWPPLMEALAAESPKTLELLRITAVVWDDDVASVSKTGSKLAAYAASVGIPLYYEEIRLENLRNHMLSAAQEEEQRNVSMVFNLMLNLPHMRCQRSKAQIVEFLSVARGMPEAFVTWACAGVASEWRDYSGHLSDTMDYFCAMLESVEAGLPDEGLARTVMENTFLAPKISRAFSCGGAEMVERELMDGRLCELPRKCGFRGEGAEISEESMAQARDVLSFQRGWHYTLQNLDNQVILKWRDTPLVWASTWR; via the coding sequence ATGGCATTAGAAACCTATTCCTCCTGGAATTTCAATGAAGTAGACAATTTCTTCTCTGCTGCAAATCCAATGGATACCTGTTTGGAGCCCTGGTCCAATTGTGCGTTTAAAGAAATAAATCCGCTCGGAATGTTCAATTCATTTACATTCCCGTTCCCTGAATGCCCTTCCTCAGTTGGAATCGATCTTGAGAAGGTTACTGAAATGCTGATTTCTCAGCCGGAAGCAACCATAACTCCATTCAATGAAAGTATATATGTAGAAAACACTCTGTTTTGCTCTAGTGAGAGCGATATTCTCTCATCTATTACAGAGTCTGATTTTCAGCATGACGAGTTCTTAGTAAATCCGTTGAGTCCTAATTTTATGAGTATTGAAGAAGTTCCTGTTCAATGTGAAGCTTCAGAGCCTCAGATTGTTCTTCCTTGTCATGTCGGAGACGAAGCGGAGAAGACGAGAATTATAGTGCAGAATTTGCTGAAAGCATGGGCCGAAGCAGTTGAGAGACAAGCTTGGGATTTGGCAAAAGTTGTTGAGAATCGGCTCCGACGGAGGATGTCTCTGACAGGAAGCCATGAGGAAAGAATGGCGTACTATTGTCTTCACAATTTCAGAGACCCCGACTCATCTGAAAGTGCAAACACCAGATCATTGAAGGAGCTTTGTACACACACCAGTATGACCGCCTTTCAGGCACTCTGTCAGCTCTACCCTTACGCAAGATTTGCTCATTTCACGGCAAACCAGGGCATTCTGGAGCGTTTTGCCTCTAATAATGCAAAGCGAATGCACATAATTGACTTTGATGTAGCAGAGGGCATGCAATGGCCACCATTAATGGAAGCCCTAGCGGCGGAAAGCCCTAAAACTCTGGAGCTGCTTCGCATTACTGCTGTTGTCTGGGATGATGACGTGGCGTCCGTCTCGAAGACGGGTTCGAAACTCGCCGCCTACGCCGCTTCTGTGGGAATTCCCTTGTATTATGAAGAAATCAGATTGGAAAATCTCAGAAACCACATGTTGTCCGCCGCACAAGAGGAGGAACAGCGTAATGTTTCCATGGTTTTCAACCTGATGCTGAACTTGCCACATATGCGCTGCCAGCGAAGCAAAGCGCAGATTGTGGAGTTCCTGTCGGTTGCACGTGGCATGCCAGAGGCCTTCGTGACGTGGGCTTGTGCTGGCGTGGCAAGCGAATGGAGAGACTATAGCGGCCACCTCAGCGACACGATGGACTACTTCTGTGCCATGCTGGAGTCCGTGGAGGCCGGGCTGCCCGACGAGGGTTTGGCCAGAACTGTAATGGAAAACACTTTCTTGGCGCCCAAGATTTCCAGAGCGTTTTCGTGTGGTGGAGCAGAAATGGTGGAGAGAGAATTAATGGATGGCAGGCTGTGTGAGCTGCCCAGAAAATGTGGATTTAGAGGGGAGGGGGCTGAGATTAGCGAAGAAAGCATGGCGCAGGCGAGGGATGTGTTGTCGTTTCAGAGAGGATGGCATTACACGCTACAAAATTTAGACAACCAAGTTATTCTGAAATGGCGGGATACACCTCTGGTGTGGGCTTCCACATGGAGATAA
- the LOC131058827 gene encoding protein NODULATION SIGNALING PATHWAY 2-like, with protein MKISIQKNTLFCPNESDILSSITESNFQHDECLVNPLGPNFMSIEEAPVQCEASEPQIVLPCHIGDEAEKTRIIVQNLLKAWAEALEREAWDLAKVLENRLRRRMSLTGSHEERMAYYCLDNFRDPDASESASTRSLKELCTQTSMTAFQALCQLYPYARFAHFTANQGILERFASNNAKRMHIIDFDVAEGLQWPPLMEALAAESPKTLELLRITAVLWDDDVASGSKTGSKLAGYAASVGIPLYYEEIKLENLRNHMLSAAEHEEQSNISMVFNLMLNLPHMRCQRSKAQIVKFLSVARGMPEAFVTWACAGVASEWRGLQRPLQ; from the coding sequence ATGAAAATATCTATACAGAAAAACACTCTGTTTTGCCCTAACGAGAGCGATATTCTCTCGTCTATTACAGAGTCTAATTTTCAGCATGACGAATGCTTAGTAAATCCACTGGGTCCTAATTTTATGAGTATTGAAGAAGCGCCTGTTCAATGTGAAGCTTCAGAGCCTCAGATTGTTCTTCCTTGTCATATTGGAGACGAAGCGGAGAAGACGAGAATTATAGTGCAGAATTTGCTGAAAGCATGGGCCGAAGCACTGGAGAGAGAAGCTTGGGATTTAGCAAAAGTTCTTGAGAATCGGCTGCGACGGAGGATGTCTCTGACAGGAAGCCATGAGGAAAGAATGGCGTACTATTGTCTTGACAATTTCAGAGACCCCGATGCATCTGAAAGTGCAAGCACTAGATCATTGAAGGAGCTTTGTACACAGACCAGTATGACTGCCTTTCAGGCACTCTGTCAGCTCTACCCTTACGCAAGATTTGCTCATTTCACTGCAAACCAGGGCATTCTAGAGCGTTTCGCCTCAAATAATGCAAAGCGAATGCACATAATTGACTTTGATGTAGCAGAGGGCCTGCAATGGCCGCCATTAATGGAAGCCCTGGCGGCGGAAAGCCCTAAAACTCTGGAGCTGCTTCGCATCACTGCTGTTCTCTGGGACGATGACGTGGCTTCCGGCTCGAAGACGGGTTCGAAACTCGCCGGCTACGCAGCTTCTGTGGGAATTCCCTTGTATTATGAAGAAATCAAATTGGAAAACCTCAGAAACCACATGTTATCCGCCGCAGAACATGAGGAACAGAGTAATATTTCCATGGTTTTCAACCTGATGCTGAACTTGCCACATATGCGGTGCCAGCGAAGCAAAGCGCAGATTGTAAAGTTCCTGTCGGTTGCACGTGGCATGCCAGAGGCCTTCGTGACGTGGGCTTGTGCTGGCGTGGCAAGCGAATGGAGGGGACTACAGCGGCCACTTCAGTGA